The sequence GGTCTTATGGAGCAGAATTTCAGGGCCTTGAGCAAAGAGGATCTCAATGCCTGGAAAAGTCTCTTCCTTGATGTGGCGTTCAATCAATTGATCCAGCGACTGAGACCAACGCCCCGAAAAATCAACCTTGATGATGTTGCCCATAGAGGCCTTGCAAGAGATGGCAGGCTAGTGGTGCTGAGGTTTATTTCGAATGAATGGCAATAACCGAATCCGCCGTGAGTCTAGTAACAAGTGGGTATAGTGTCCGAGCACACAGGCAAACACGAAGGCCCAACTGCTATGCAATGCAACCCAAACGTTCTCCCAGGAGAAGCGATCCTGCCAAGTGTCCTGTACTCGGAAATATTCCCAAATAATTGCTAAAAACAGGGCAACTAACCATGGAGTCACTTTCCAGTGGGTCCAGCCCCGATGCTTGTGCATCACTGGTAACAGTGTAACAAAGGCAAGCAGACAGAAGACCTCGAGCTCCTTCTGGAAATAGAGAATCGCCAACATTACAAACATAGCTCGAAAAAACCAACGTTGCGGAACTGAAGTTGTGTCCAGATCGGGAAACAGAGCCATAAAGACTGCTGTAACGAACAAGCTCAACAATAGCGAAATTGGTTGCCCAAAATCGAGTGGTTGATCCAAAAATCGCTGCAAGGCATCACTTTGCAATTCCGCATAGCCAGTTCCCAAGGCCACTCCAACGGCAATACTACCCGCAGCCAAACCTCCTTGCAGGTGTGCTTGAAAATTCATAAAAACACCTCAACATTCTGATTTTCTGTAGAATTATAACTTTAAAAGCCTAAACATATCTACTTGCAGCAAGCAACATGCCCCCTCTTTGGTAGCAGCTGAATCAGAAATTCTTCTGCTTGGAATCCAACAGCAAGGTGACGGGTCCGTCGTTGATCAGTTCAACTTGCATATCTGCAGCAAAACGCCCTGCGGCTACAGAACCACTATAATTCTGGCGAAGTTTCTCAAGAAAATCGTTGTATGCCGATTCAGCAAATTCAGGTGGAGCCGAGCGAATAAACGAAGGACGATTTCCTTGGCTTGCATCAGCAAAGAGGGTGAACTGTGAAATCACCAACAATCCTCCCTGAATATCTGTTACTGAACGATTCATCCGACCTTCCTCATCAGCAAAGATGCGCAGATTCAGGATCTTGCGCAGCAACCAATCTCTGTCTGCCATCTGATCATCTGGTGCCACTCCAAGCAAAACAAGCAATCCCTGTTCGATCTGACCGATAGTCACACCATCAACTCGAACTTGGCTCATCGAAACACGCTGTATCAAAGCACGCATGTCTATCCTCAGTGAGAGCTTACAAAAAACGAAATCAGCAAATCTCCGAAACCGTTGACCAAGAAGCACTATAGATTGACTTGGCAAAAACGGCAGCCCCCATATTCATGTTCATTAGGTTCCACAAGACCTCACTTGCTCTTATGATCCGAGAGTGTTGCAATCAATTTTTTTGGCAACTCTTTTTCAGCAAAACCCTTATTTCTTGGAGTAAACCAAGATGGCCATAGGTCAGCAGAAGTGGGTCATTGCCCACCGCGGTGCGTCTGGATACCTACCTGAAAACACACTACCAGCTTTTGCGATGGCGCATGGGCTGGGTTGCGATTGGCTAGAGCTTGATGTGATTCTTTCCCAAGACGATCAACCGATTGTTTTGCACGATCCCTATCTGGATCGCTTGACGGACGTGAATCAACGTTTCCCTGGAAGGCAGCGACAAGACAACCTCAGCTATGCGCTGGATTTTTCCTTGGAAGAGCTACAGCAACTTCGGGTTTCTGAACGACGTAATCAGCAGGGAAATCCAGCTTTCCCTAGCCGCTTTCCTCAAGGCCATTCCCGCTTTGAAATTCCTACACTAGCAGAGGTAGTGCAGCTAATTCAGGGACTCAACCACTCAACTGGTAAGAAAGTAGGGCTACTGATCGAAATCAAGAGTCCTGGCTGGCATCATCAGCAAGGGCGGGATCTTAGCCAAAAAGTTCTGGAGGTTCTTGAAAATCTCGCTGTCAACGACAACAACTGCCCGATCATTCTCGAAAGCTTTG is a genomic window of SAR324 cluster bacterium containing:
- the dtd gene encoding D-aminoacyl-tRNA deacylase; translated protein: MRALIQRVSMSQVRVDGVTIGQIEQGLLVLLGVAPDDQMADRDWLLRKILNLRIFADEEGRMNRSVTDIQGGLLVISQFTLFADASQGNRPSFIRSAPPEFAESAYNDFLEKLRQNYSGSVAAGRFAADMQVELINDGPVTLLLDSKQKNF
- a CDS encoding metal-dependent hydrolase; the encoded protein is MNFQAHLQGGLAAGSIAVGVALGTGYAELQSDALQRFLDQPLDFGQPISLLLSLFVTAVFMALFPDLDTTSVPQRWFFRAMFVMLAILYFQKELEVFCLLAFVTLLPVMHKHRGWTHWKVTPWLVALFLAIIWEYFRVQDTWQDRFSWENVWVALHSSWAFVFACVLGHYTHLLLDSRRIRLLPFIRNKPQHH
- the glpQ gene encoding glycerophosphodiester phosphodiesterase; translation: MAIGQQKWVIAHRGASGYLPENTLPAFAMAHGLGCDWLELDVILSQDDQPIVLHDPYLDRLTDVNQRFPGRQRQDNLSYALDFSLEELQQLRVSERRNQQGNPAFPSRFPQGHSRFEIPTLAEVVQLIQGLNHSTGKKVGLLIEIKSPGWHHQQGRDLSQKVLEVLENLAVNDNNCPIILESFGAPEVKRLRNELKTEFPLLQLLEKNSWQESTETDYEFLLTKEGLQTLTEHVQGIAVWTGHVLEGRYLSGMPQLSSLVKDAHELGLKVYTYTLRADAMPSYIQSFEEMLHVFYYEADVDGIFTDFPDRANTYLRTLEYRQLP